The following coding sequences lie in one Periophthalmus magnuspinnatus isolate fPerMag1 chromosome 24, fPerMag1.2.pri, whole genome shotgun sequence genomic window:
- the si:dkey-30j10.5 gene encoding uncharacterized protein si:dkey-30j10.5, with the protein MASYITDIAVSLNQAEEQNLQARGFKKINVSLNPGGNPVHIWYKKNPEADPITRIQVSFEDGMCDGLINAGYTKVNRNLSTGGEVFLWYFSSSTEFDTNIVRSRCLHQH; encoded by the coding sequence ATGGCCTCATATATCACCGACATTGCAGTGTCTCTTAATCAGGCTGAGGAACAAAACCTGCAGGCCCGAGGTTTTAAGAAAATTAATGTCAGTCTGAACCCAGGTGGAAATCCTGTACACATCTGGTACAAAAAGAACCCTGAAGCAGACCCCATCACCAGGATTCAGGTCAGCTTTGAAGATGGGATGTGTGATGGCCTGATCAATGCAGGGTACACCAAGGTTAACAGAAACCTGTCTACTGGAGGAGAGGTTTTCCTCTGGTACTTCAGCAGCAGCACTGAGTTTGACACAAACATCGTCAGGTCTCGATGTCTCCACCAACATTGA